One region of Sphingomonas adhaesiva genomic DNA includes:
- the tnpA gene encoding IS66-like element accessory protein TnpA: MDIRTDSRQPHRLEIVDTGRRRRWSEAAKVRVVEESFLEPRTASATARRHGISNQLMFAWRKAYREGRLGGGSVSGFVPAVIVAEPSVTRPSDGRLEIVTANGRRILVDRDVDADALLRVVRALETLV, from the coding sequence ATGGATATCCGTACTGATAGTCGACAGCCGCACCGCCTTGAGATCGTGGACACGGGCCGCCGCCGTCGCTGGTCCGAGGCGGCGAAAGTCCGGGTGGTGGAAGAGAGTTTCCTGGAGCCGCGTACGGCTTCGGCGACGGCGCGCCGACACGGCATCTCGAACCAGTTGATGTTCGCTTGGCGCAAGGCGTATCGCGAGGGCCGGCTGGGAGGTGGATCTGTTTCGGGGTTCGTGCCGGCGGTGATCGTGGCGGAGCCAAGCGTGACGAGGCCGAGCGACGGTCGTTTGGAGATCGTCACCGCGAACGGGCGGCGGATCCTTGTCGATCGCGATGTCGATGCCGACGCTCTTCTTCGTGTCGTCCGGGCACTGGAGACGCTGGTGTGA
- the tnpB gene encoding IS66 family insertion sequence element accessory protein TnpB (TnpB, as the term is used for proteins encoded by IS66 family insertion elements, is considered an accessory protein, since TnpC, encoded by a neighboring gene, is a DDE family transposase.), whose translation MIPIPSGVRVWLATGHTDMRKGFPGLSLQVQEVLRRDPLSGHLFCFRGRRGDLLKVIWHDGQGACLFTKKLERGRFLWPSPADGVVSITPAQMAYLLEGIDWRNPQRTWRPTSVG comes from the coding sequence GTGATCCCGATCCCCTCGGGGGTCCGGGTCTGGCTGGCGACCGGGCACACCGACATGCGCAAGGGCTTTCCTGGCCTATCGCTTCAGGTGCAGGAGGTTCTGCGGCGCGATCCGCTGAGCGGCCATCTGTTCTGCTTCCGGGGGCGGCGCGGTGACCTTCTCAAGGTGATCTGGCACGACGGCCAGGGCGCGTGTCTGTTCACGAAGAAGCTGGAGCGCGGCCGCTTCCTTTGGCCGTCTCCCGCGGACGGCGTGGTGTCGATCACCCCGGCGCAGATGGCCTATCTCCTGGAGGGCATCGACTGGCGCAACCCGCAGCGGACCTGGCGTCCGACCTCGGTCGGCTGA